ACTGATCAATATCGCGCAAGAGGTCGCATTGTCGACCAGCGACGGAATTACGCTGTCTGGATGGTATATCCCGCCCCAAAATGGAGCAGTGATCATTGCTCTGCATGGGCTTGGCAGCAATCGTCTGGGTGTACTGCCTCATACCCTGATGTTGGCTGAACAGGGGTACGGTGTTCTCATGATGGATATGCGTGCGCATGGCGCAAGCGGCGGCGAGGTATTTGCAGATGGCTGGAATTCCGCTGTCGATGTCCGTGCGATGGTGGATTATCTCCAATCACACCCGGAAGTTGAGCATATCGGCGCATTGGGTTTATCGGCGGGAGCCATTTCGATACTTCATGCTGGTGCTGCAATCGAAGCTATTGAAGCCTTTGTTGCTGATGGCACAGGTGTTGCGGCGATAGAGGATTTACTTGATCCCCTTATTCCACATCCCGCTATTGCCTGGCTCCTGGTGCCGGATTACTGGATGGGTTTTCGCTTTACAGGGTTATTCAGTGGGGTGCAGCCCTTGCCATCGCTGCGGGAACAGGTCAGGAGCATTGCGCCACG
The genomic region above belongs to Anaerolineales bacterium and contains:
- a CDS encoding alpha/beta fold hydrolase, which codes for MRGYITRLVVINALICAVFGALFTIPIGRLEVGLIGGLLFGVTSGLFIELTFRRWKDRWLYHRRLLFLVLLEVLLTLYLLLPAYIVYFNLRPARLPITEMPPELINIAQEVALSTSDGITLSGWYIPPQNGAVIIALHGLGSNRLGVLPHTLMLAEQGYGVLMMDMRAHGASGGEVFADGWNSAVDVRAMVDYLQSHPEVEHIGALGLSAGAISILHAGAAIEAIEAFVADGTGVAAIEDLLDPLIPHPAIAWLLVPDYWMGFRFTGLFSGVQPLPSLREQVRSIAPRPILFIAGAESMWESELAAKYALSAGAAADVWVIPDAGHVAGIFTDPNEYTVRVLAFLDAALIE